DNA sequence from the Aneurinibacillus sp. REN35 genome:
GGAGAAGATGCTTGAAGCAGATTTTACCTTCAGTGATTTGATCACAGCTCAGGAAGGTGCAGAAAATGAGGTATTAGATGGCGTCATCCTGCACCAGCGTCCGCTTTCCCATGAGATGCCGACACGGATGGAGCAGGTACGCCTGCTTGTGCTAAACGACGCTCTCGCACCGGAAGAGATGGACGATGAAGCGCTTGGCACAGAGATGGGCTTTCAGCGCTATCTGCAGATAAAGGAAGAATATCGACACAATCTAGAGAAGCTGCTCGAATTAAACGTCGGTGCTGTCATATTGGATCGAAGCTGTGATAGTATCGCTGAAGAATTCTGCCTTGATCATGGTATTCTTGTGCTGCATCGCGTATTCCAATCCGAGAGAGAACGGGTAGCTAAGTATAGCGGGGCTCGCTCGCTTAAGCGCAGCGCTTTAGGGAAAAGTGTAGAGGAGTTATCCCGTTCGCTTGGGTATGCGGAGCAGCTTGTATTTGACGAATCGCTCGATCAGGTGCGTATTATGGGAGGACATGGGGTGCCGGCAGTAACGATGATTGTCGGTGCCGGAACAAGTGAAGTCGTAGGGGAGAGGGAGCGGATTGCACGGGATGCCGCTTCTGCTGTGCAGGCAGCCCTTCGCGGCGGTTATCTTCCTGGCGGCGGCAGTGTTGAACTGTTTGTATCGCGCCATCTAGAGAAGTGGCGCCAGTCTGTAAAAGGAATGGAGGGCTTCGGTGTCGAGGCGGTCGCAGCAGCTTTGCGCCGACCGCTTGCTCAGATGATGCGCAATGCCGGATTCAATCCGCTTGAGAAGATTGAACAGGTACGAGCGGTACAGGAGGAAGCCAGCCAACCATCCATCGGCTTACACTTAGATACAGGCGAGTGCATCGATATGCTAGAGGCGGGGGTTGTTGATCCCGCGCTGGTTAAGCTGCATGCCCTGCAGACAGCCGGTGAGGTAAGCCGCGCCATTCTGCGCATACATACTGTGATTCGCAAAAAATCCCCAGGCATATCACCAGATGAATAGGAGGAAGGATTGTGTCAGAAGAAAACAAGAAAAACGCCGAGACGGCAGAGGAAATACAGGAGCAGGAGATCGATGAATCGATAGTGTCCGCTGAAGCACAAGGCGATGAACAAGCAAAAACAGCAGAGGCGGCTGAATTGTCGCGGGAAGACGAACTGCTGGCGGAGATCGAGCAGCTCAAAGCTGAAAAGGAAGAGATGCACAATAAATACTTGCGTGCACAAGCTGACCTGCAGAATTTCCGTACGCGTGTGAACAAGGAGAAGGAGCAGATGCTTCAGTATTCCTCACAACGTGCGATGGAAGCATTGCTGCCGGTTGTCGATAACTTCGAGCGTGCCATTGAAGCGAGTCAGGATGCACAAGATCCGAATTCGCTCAGAGAAGGCATTGAGATGGTTTTCCGCCAGCTGCAGCAGGTACTTGAGCAGGAAGGTGTAAGTACAGTACCGGGCGTGGGTGAGCCGTTCGATCCGAACATGCACCAGGCTGTGATGCAGGAAGCAAGCAGCGAGTATGAGTCTGGAATTATTATTGAGGAATTCCAGAAGGGATACAGGCTCAAAGACCGTGTCATTCGTCCTTCGATGGTAAAGGTAAGCTCCTAGCGTTAGCGTATCCGCAGCATTATCTACACGTTATTACGCATAGCAAATACACTTTCAGAAAGGTTGGTCAACATACAATGGCTAAAGTAATTGGTATCGACTTAGGAACAACAAACTCTTGCGTAGCAGTAATGGAAGGCGGCGAACCGGTCGTTATTCCAAATCCAGAAGGTAACCGTACGACACCATCTGTCGTAGCATTCAAAAATGGCGAGCGTATTGTCGGCGAAGCAGCAAAACGCCAGGCGATCACAAACCCGGACAATACAGTAAGCTCGATTAAGCGCTATATGGGTGAAAACCATAAGGTAACTTTAGAAGGAAAAGACTATACGCCGCAGGAAGTATCGGCCATGGTGCTGCAAAAGCTCAAATCCG
Encoded proteins:
- a CDS encoding TCP-1/cpn60 chaperonin family protein; protein product: MSSHPTERDGSGDERLSTLLHNMNAVQAVAGSVEGTIGPKGLDVMLVDELGGVIITNDGVTILEEMEVKHPAARLMIGLARSQQREVGDGTTTATLLASALVTEGVSQVQRGVPVARVIAGIELGVGEALARMREAAWPIEYFDDERLYHIAYIAGREQKDIAHLVIEGASLLGREKMLEADFTFSDLITAQEGAENEVLDGVILHQRPLSHEMPTRMEQVRLLVLNDALAPEEMDDEALGTEMGFQRYLQIKEEYRHNLEKLLELNVGAVILDRSCDSIAEEFCLDHGILVLHRVFQSERERVAKYSGARSLKRSALGKSVEELSRSLGYAEQLVFDESLDQVRIMGGHGVPAVTMIVGAGTSEVVGERERIARDAASAVQAALRGGYLPGGGSVELFVSRHLEKWRQSVKGMEGFGVEAVAAALRRPLAQMMRNAGFNPLEKIEQVRAVQEEASQPSIGLHLDTGECIDMLEAGVVDPALVKLHALQTAGEVSRAILRIHTVIRKKSPGISPDE
- the grpE gene encoding nucleotide exchange factor GrpE; amino-acid sequence: MSEENKKNAETAEEIQEQEIDESIVSAEAQGDEQAKTAEAAELSREDELLAEIEQLKAEKEEMHNKYLRAQADLQNFRTRVNKEKEQMLQYSSQRAMEALLPVVDNFERAIEASQDAQDPNSLREGIEMVFRQLQQVLEQEGVSTVPGVGEPFDPNMHQAVMQEASSEYESGIIIEEFQKGYRLKDRVIRPSMVKVSS